A single Peptostreptococcaceae bacterium DNA region contains:
- a CDS encoding GerMN domain-containing protein: protein MKKHNKFIILILIVALVSVLALGCACEETMPAEEPGETEETGEEAPVTPEERKISYVLYLKYADKPFLSAERFQMTLSPDDLRTPMEVALDELMNYEGDGTFVSPIPEGTKLLSLTAGEKTVEVDFSKEFLGVKMPKEDAKVVVAAIVNTLLFNQETAESVEIKIEGTLLREFSGYSYEPPLGLVEDGIFPDK, encoded by the coding sequence ATGAAGAAGCATAACAAGTTTATTATTTTAATTTTGATTGTGGCACTTGTGTCTGTTCTTGCTCTTGGATGCGCGTGCGAGGAAACAATGCCAGCAGAAGAACCCGGTGAAACGGAGGAAACTGGAGAGGAAGCTCCAGTGACTCCCGAAGAAAGAAAAATTTCATATGTGCTATATCTGAAATATGCAGACAAGCCTTTTCTTTCAGCCGAAAGATTCCAAATGACGCTTAGCCCTGACGATTTAAGGACGCCGATGGAAGTGGCTCTCGACGAGCTTATGAATTATGAAGGCGACGGAACGTTTGTAAGTCCGATTCCTGAGGGAACAAAGCTTTTGTCCTTGACTGCAGGTGAAAAAACCGTAGAAGTCGATTTTTCAAAAGAATTTCTGGGAGTCAAAATGCCTAAGGAAGATGCAAAGGTTGTAGTAGCAGCCATAGTAAATACATTGTTGTTTAACCAGGAAACTGCGGAATCCGTTGAAATCAAAATTGAGGGGACATTGCTTAGGGAGTTTAGCGGCTATTCATACGAACCACCGCTGGGGTTAGTAGAGGATGGAATTTTTCCAGACAAATAG